The following proteins are co-located in the Meriones unguiculatus strain TT.TT164.6M chromosome 4, Bangor_MerUng_6.1, whole genome shotgun sequence genome:
- the Defb115 gene encoding beta-defensin 115: protein MQPTGSSALSRHVKLWFLTLAVLVVLAQTSSDGWLRKCFFGMGKCRRVCGVDEKKKERCGKNTFCCLLVSRSKLSHIPPRKKNAVAAQHVFRHQRMVPGGWGRCCAGDDALVLSCFAIDRFLGLTAELPDY, encoded by the exons ATGCAGCCGACTGGCTCCTCCGCCCTCTCCAGACATGTTAAGCTCTGGTTCCTGACCTTAGCCGTCCTTGTGGTCCTGGCTCAGACTTCCTCAG ATGGATGGCTCAGAAAGTGCTTCTTTGGAATGGGCAAATGCAGACGTGTATGTGGGGTagatgagaagaagaaagagcgGTGTGGGAAAAACACTTTTTGCTGTCTCCTAGTATCAAGGTCAAAATTATCCCACATCCCACCCAGAAAAAAGAATG CTGTCGCAGCTCAGCACGTGTTCAGGCACCAACGCATGGTTCCTGGTGGCTGGGGAAGGTGTTGCGCTGGTGATGACGCGCTGGTGCTGTCGTGCTTTGCTATTGACAGGTTCCTGGGGCTGACGGCGGAACTGCCTGATTACTAA